A genomic region of Bradyrhizobium sp. ORS 278 contains the following coding sequences:
- a CDS encoding L,D-transpeptidase — protein sequence MKRYFAWGIAAMATLASAATAHAQFFNNGADPFSAVTNGYQSGVSPIPRQTVMFDSNYAPGTIVVNTSERRLYLVLQGGQALRYGIGVGRDGFRWSGVHRITAKKEWPAWTPPAQMLRRRPDLPRHMAGGIENPLGARAMYLGSTLYRIHGSNEPETIGQAVSSGCFRMTNDDVADLYDRVSVGTTVIVKN from the coding sequence ATGAAGCGGTATTTTGCTTGGGGAATTGCTGCAATGGCGACGTTGGCGAGTGCCGCGACGGCACACGCCCAGTTCTTCAATAATGGAGCGGACCCGTTCAGCGCGGTGACGAACGGCTATCAGAGCGGCGTCAGCCCGATTCCGCGCCAGACCGTGATGTTCGACAGCAACTACGCGCCCGGCACGATCGTCGTGAACACGTCGGAGCGCCGGCTCTATCTGGTGCTCCAGGGCGGCCAGGCGCTGCGCTACGGCATCGGCGTCGGCCGTGACGGGTTCCGCTGGAGCGGCGTGCACCGCATCACCGCCAAGAAGGAATGGCCGGCCTGGACCCCGCCGGCGCAGATGCTGCGTCGACGGCCCGACCTGCCGCGCCACATGGCCGGCGGCATCGAAAACCCGCTCGGCGCGCGCGCGATGTATCTCGGCTCGACGCTGTACCGCATCCACGGCTCCAACGAGCCGGAGACGATCGGCCAGGCCGTGTCGTCGGGCTGCTTCCGCATGACCAATGACGATGTCGCCGATCTCTACGACCGCGTCTCGGTCGGCACCACGGTGATCGTCAAGAACTGA